A segment of the Novipirellula galeiformis genome:
GATCACCGGTGGCCAGATCTACCTTCGCGTGGGCCAATACGAGGGTGATACACGTCAAGAATTCCTGTACTGCATTGGAAAATGATTCGGATCTCCCGCGAGCCTAAGCTGCGTCAAGCCCCAGCTCCGCTGAGATAGCCAGCTCATTTTGAAACGACACCAGGAGCGATGGTGGAGACGATTGAACTCGCCGACGGAGGACGACTGCTTTACGAAGAAGTCTTTCTAGAGCCAGAGCTGGCGGATCGCTATTTTGTCGAACTGCGGGATCATTGCCTCTGGGAACAGAAACCGGCGTTGTTTGGTCACATGCAACCTCGCTTGACCGCGTCCTACGGCGACGCAGGAATCACGTATCGCTATTCCGGCACCGTGAATGTCGCGTTGCCGTGGACCGCGACGATGTTGGAGATCAAACACCGAATCGAAGCGGTTTGCGGCCAATACAACTACTGTCTGATGAACCGCTACCGATCGGGGTCGGACAGCATGGGATTGCACGCCGATGATGAACCGGAGATGGGCAACGTGATCGGATCACTCTCGTTAGGGGCGACCCGCACGTTTCGAATTCGCCATAATTTTAGCAAGGAAACGAGGAAGTTTCCCGCCGGGCACGGAACCTTGATCATCATGGCCGGAACGATGCAGCAATTCTGGAAACACGATATTCCAAAGACGACGCAAGCGGTGGGCGAGAGAATCAATCTGACGTTCCGTGAGATCAAGAAAACTGAGATCAAGTAGACTTAGCTTTCGCCGAGACTGGATTTCCCGTGGTGGCGTGTATCCAGTGGCGTATATCCAATTGGGTTTGCCTGACGCGGAGTCGCCGGATCGCCCCCCTTTGCCGTTTCACCAGCCCCGGAATCGTGCGGTAATAAAATTTTTACGGGGCTGAATTTTTAACGGGGCTGGCCTGCGCCCCGTGCCGTCAGGTCAAATAGAGCGCTCGCAACCCTTCCATTGCCGGAGCCATTCTTTTGACCGCTACCCAATCTGTTCAAGCCGTCTATCGCAGCGATTACCAACCCCCGACTTATTGGATCGACAACGTCGAACTTGAATTCGATCTCGATCCTCGCGAGACGCTCGTGACGGCGCGGATCGCGGTTCGTCGCAATGCGGACCAAGCTTCCCACACGCTCGAATTGGCCGGACAACATTTGCAGCTGCAATCCGTGTCGGTCGATGGCACACCGCTCAGCGCCAACGAATACTCCATCAGCAACGAATCTTTGACGCTAACGGAGCTCCCCGAAACGTGCGTGATCGAGACCCAAGTGCTCGTCTCGCCGGTCTCCAACAAAACGCTCTCGGGGCTCTACCAAACCTCGGGAAATTACTGCACCCAATGCGAAGCGGTCGGCTTTCGCCGGATCACCTATTTTCTTGATCGCCCCGATGTAATGGCGACGTATCGGGTGACCCTTCGTGCTGACAAGAAAACGTGTCCGGTGATGCTGTCCAACGGAAATCGCATTGCCCAACGAGATTTGGGCGACGATCGACACGAAGTCGTCTGGGAAGATCCCTTCCCCAAACCCAGTTACTTGTTTGCGTTGGTCGCAGGCAATTTGAAATGCCATCGCGGAACCTTCACCACCGCCAGCGGTCGCGAAGTGGCGCTGGAAATCTGGGTCGAACCGCAAAACATCGACAAGTGTGAACACGCCTTGGTATCGCTACAGAAATCGATGAAGTGGGACGAGGACGTCTTTGGGCTCGAATACGACCTGGACATCTATATGATCGTAGCGGTCAACGATTTCAACATGGGAGCGATGGAAAACAAAGGCCTCAACGTCTTCAATTCCAAGTACGTGCTCGCCTTGCCCGAGACGGCGACCGACGAAGACTACATGTTGATCGAAGCGGTCATCGCCCACGAATACTTTCACAATTGGACCGGCAACCGCGTCACCTGTCGCGATTGGTTTCAATTGACGTTGAAAGAAGGGTTAACGGTCTTCCGTGACCAACAATTCACCGCCGATCAAACCTCCGCGGCGGTCAAGCGAATCGATGATGTGTCGGGATTGCGGGCGGGCCAGTTCGTGGAAGACAGCGGACCGATGGCACACCCGATCCGGCCCGAATCTTATATCTCGATGGACAACTTCTACACCGCAACGGTCTATCGCAAAGGGGCCGAGATCGTGCGAATGTATCACACGATGTTGGGCCCCGAAGGATTCCGACGCGGACTGGATCTGTATTTCCAACGGCATGACAACAGCGCCGTCACCTGCGACGACTTTCGGGCTGCGATGGCGGATGCCAACGACATGAATTTCGATCGGTTTGATCGCTGGTATTCGCAAGCGGGAACGCCGGAGTTGTTCGTCAGCGAACACTGGGACGCCGACAAGAGTGAATTCTCGCTCACGTTGCAACAAGCCTATCCGTCGCTTTCCGGCGGCAATCCCGGCACCACCCACCGAAAACCGGTGCCGTTGCCCGTCCGTGTTGGCTTGCTCGACGCCAACAGCGGCGATGAGTTGAACGAGCATTCACGTGTGCTGCAATTGGAAACCGAGTCCGAGACGTTCACATTTAGCGGTCTGAACGCAAAGCCGATCGCGTCAGTGTTACGAGGTTTTTCGGCGCCGGTTCGGCTGCGAATGGATCGTAGCGATGCTGAACTTGCCTTTCTGATGGCACACGATACCGATGCCCTGAATCGTTGGGATGCCGGCCAAACGCTGGCCGCAAAATTGTTGCTACAGTCAGCCAAAGACGTGTCTGATGGCGTCGAACTGAAATTATCCGAACATTTCCGCAGCGCGTTTGCTCGCGTGCTGCAGGATGATGCTGTGGACGAAGCCTTCAAAGCGCTTGCCTTGACCCTGCCGCGTGAGAGCGTGTTGGGGCAAGAGATGGATGTGATCGATCCCGATGCACTACACACCGCACGTGAATTCTTTCGCAGCCGTCTTGGCGAAGTTTTCTACACCGAATTCATGGCGATGTATCACGCGTTGGCTGCCGATGGGGCGTATCAAAACGATCAAACTTCGATCAATCGTCGCCGCTTGAAAAACGTCGTGTTGGGATACCTTGCAACCCAGCACTCCGACGAGGTCATCGCGTTGATCCGCAACCAATTCGAGCGGGCGGATAACATGACGGACAAACAAGCTGCATTGTCATTGTTGGCCGATTTGGACACGCCCGATCGAGAGCAAGCGCTTGCTGCGTTTTATGATCAATATCACCACGATCCCTTGGTCATCGACAAATGGTTTGCCGTTCAAGCAGGTTCGCAACGTGCCGATGGGATTGAGCAAGTCCGACAATTGACGGAGCACCAAGATTTTTGCATGGAGAATCCCAATCGCGTGCGATCGTTATTGGGAGCGTTTACGCAAAACCAAGTCCGTTTTCATCAAGCCGACGGGGCGGGGTATCAATTGCTCGCGGATTATGTGCTGCAAATCGAAGCTGCCAATCCTCAGCTTGCCGCGAGATTGGTGGCGGCGTTTAATAGTTACCGGCGATTTGATGCTTCGCGGCAAGCGATCATCCGAGGCGAACTGAAACGGATTGCTGACCATCCTGGCTTGTGCAAAGACGTTCACGAGATCGTACAACGAGCCCTGTCTTTCTAAAATTCTATCCAGAAGTGCATTCCCCTCCGCTCGGATGCTTGAGCCGACGATCCCACGGGATCGTCAGTGGCATCAATGGAGAATGACGTTTTAGATCGAGTGACTTGCTGGATCCAATGGAGAATACGATGACGGAATTCATCTGCGTGACCTGTGGGACGCAATTCGCCGCGACCGACCAGCCTCCCGATTCATGCACGATCTGTGAGGACGAGCGACAATACGTCGGCCTCGCTGGGCAGCGCTGGACCACGCTGAGCGGATTGCAACAATCGCACCGCAACACCGTCAAGTTGGCAGAGCCCGGCTTAGTTGGCATCGGCATCGAGCCTGCGTTCGCGATCGGCCAACGCGCCTTGTTGGTCACCCATCCCAGCGGAAACGTGCTCTGGGATTGTATCCCGTTGATCGACGATGGCTTGGTGCAAATGATTCACGGGATCGGCGGCATCTCCGCGATCGCGATTAGCCATCCACACTACTACAGCAGCATGGTGCAGTGGAGCCGAGCGTTCCAGTGTCCGATCTATCTGCACGCGGCGGATCGCCAATGGGTGATGCGCCCCGACCCGGCCATCGAGTTCTGGGAGGGCGAGACAAAAACGATTGGGGAGGGTTTGACGCTGGTGCGCTGTGGCGGTCACTTCGCTGGCGGCACCGTACTTCACTGGGCGAACGGGGCCGATGGCAACGGAGTGATGCTCAGTGGTGATATTTTGCAAGTCGTCCCCGATCGCCGTTGGGTCAGCTTCATGCATTCGTATCCGAACCTGATCCCATTGTCGGCAGCAAAGGTCCGGCGCATCGCCGAATCAGTCGCCCCTTACGATTTTGCCCGTATCTACGGTGCATGGTGGGACAAGGTGGTTCCGTCGGACGCGAAGGCGGCGGTCGATCGATCCGCTCGGCGTTACATTGACGCGTTTCAAGATTGATCGTGCGTCACCGGGACTCACCGATCGCTTGCCTGGGGATCCGTGCACTTGAGAGGCATCACGTCATCGCGGGAATCGAGATGACATTTGGCCAGTCGAATTCGATCGCAAAAACAGCGCTGCGAGGCCTGCTAAATAGGTGTTTCTGCGACGCCCGCCACGGTATCATTGCAGCCATTCTTCGCTGCTGTTGTGTTTACAGCGATCCCCCGCAAATATATTCACGGCCCTTTCAATGACTCCGATCGACTATTTTGTACTCGCTGGCTATTTCGCCGTCATGATCGCGATCGGTATCTGGGCGATGCGTCGGGTCAGCGACCAAGAAGACTACTTCATGGGCGGCCGTGGTTTTGGCAAAGTGATGCAAACCTTTGCGGCCTTTGGTGCGGGCACTGGTGCCCACGAACCGGTCCAAGTTGGCAGCACGGCTTGGACCAGCGGATTGAGTGGAGCTTGGTCCGCATTGATGTGGTTATTCGTCACTCCGATCTATTGGATCACCGCAGTCTGGTATCGCCGCATGCGTCATTTGACGCTGGGGGATTGGTTCGTCGAACGGTATGAATCACGCAACATGGGAGCGGCCTACACATTATTCGCGATCGTCTTCTATATGGTTTATCTGTCGACGATGTTTTCCGCCCTGGCGGCGTTTGCGGTGCCTTTGATGGGCGTAGAAACCGGACTCTTTGGATACGATTTAAAGTACACGCTGATTCCTGCGATTGCGATGGTCGTGATTTTGTATGGCGTTCTGGGTGGCTTGACTGCGGCGTACTGGACTGACTTGGTTCAGGGGCTGTTCATTATTTTGCTCTCGGTCCTGCTGATTCCGTATGGTCTGTGGGCGTTGGCGAAA
Coding sequences within it:
- a CDS encoding MBL fold metallo-hydrolase; the encoded protein is MTEFICVTCGTQFAATDQPPDSCTICEDERQYVGLAGQRWTTLSGLQQSHRNTVKLAEPGLVGIGIEPAFAIGQRALLVTHPSGNVLWDCIPLIDDGLVQMIHGIGGISAIAISHPHYYSSMVQWSRAFQCPIYLHAADRQWVMRPDPAIEFWEGETKTIGEGLTLVRCGGHFAGGTVLHWANGADGNGVMLSGDILQVVPDRRWVSFMHSYPNLIPLSAAKVRRIAESVAPYDFARIYGAWWDKVVPSDAKAAVDRSARRYIDAFQD
- a CDS encoding alpha-ketoglutarate-dependent dioxygenase AlkB family protein, which encodes MVETIELADGGRLLYEEVFLEPELADRYFVELRDHCLWEQKPALFGHMQPRLTASYGDAGITYRYSGTVNVALPWTATMLEIKHRIEAVCGQYNYCLMNRYRSGSDSMGLHADDEPEMGNVIGSLSLGATRTFRIRHNFSKETRKFPAGHGTLIIMAGTMQQFWKHDIPKTTQAVGERINLTFREIKKTEIK
- the pepN gene encoding aminopeptidase N, yielding MTATQSVQAVYRSDYQPPTYWIDNVELEFDLDPRETLVTARIAVRRNADQASHTLELAGQHLQLQSVSVDGTPLSANEYSISNESLTLTELPETCVIETQVLVSPVSNKTLSGLYQTSGNYCTQCEAVGFRRITYFLDRPDVMATYRVTLRADKKTCPVMLSNGNRIAQRDLGDDRHEVVWEDPFPKPSYLFALVAGNLKCHRGTFTTASGREVALEIWVEPQNIDKCEHALVSLQKSMKWDEDVFGLEYDLDIYMIVAVNDFNMGAMENKGLNVFNSKYVLALPETATDEDYMLIEAVIAHEYFHNWTGNRVTCRDWFQLTLKEGLTVFRDQQFTADQTSAAVKRIDDVSGLRAGQFVEDSGPMAHPIRPESYISMDNFYTATVYRKGAEIVRMYHTMLGPEGFRRGLDLYFQRHDNSAVTCDDFRAAMADANDMNFDRFDRWYSQAGTPELFVSEHWDADKSEFSLTLQQAYPSLSGGNPGTTHRKPVPLPVRVGLLDANSGDELNEHSRVLQLETESETFTFSGLNAKPIASVLRGFSAPVRLRMDRSDAELAFLMAHDTDALNRWDAGQTLAAKLLLQSAKDVSDGVELKLSEHFRSAFARVLQDDAVDEAFKALALTLPRESVLGQEMDVIDPDALHTAREFFRSRLGEVFYTEFMAMYHALAADGAYQNDQTSINRRRLKNVVLGYLATQHSDEVIALIRNQFERADNMTDKQAALSLLADLDTPDREQALAAFYDQYHHDPLVIDKWFAVQAGSQRADGIEQVRQLTEHQDFCMENPNRVRSLLGAFTQNQVRFHQADGAGYQLLADYVLQIEAANPQLAARLVAAFNSYRRFDASRQAIIRGELKRIADHPGLCKDVHEIVQRALSF